Proteins encoded within one genomic window of Bacteroidota bacterium:
- a CDS encoding UbiA prenyltransferase family protein, with protein MIEVLKNAVSLIRIKHWLKNGFVFLPVFFAGKIQLVLSCDLLYVFLSFCLAASSIYIINDIVDADEDRLHPVKKNRPLANKFFSKKVAVVFFIIMVMLFLASLTLLHDAFWYPLGYFLLNILYTFLLKNISIVDVSSIGTGFVLRVMAGGAESGVYVSHWMIIMTFLLAVSIGFAKRRDDFTSVAEQASSPKLLNGYTAGFLDIAKSISFAITLISYILYSISPEVIARTGSDKLYITSLFVFLGIMRYIQITVVDKNSGSPVDVLWKDRFLQIVLLLWGLTFLIIIYGKDF; from the coding sequence ATGATTGAAGTACTAAAAAACGCGGTCTCCTTAATACGTATCAAGCATTGGCTCAAAAACGGATTTGTGTTTTTGCCGGTGTTCTTTGCCGGAAAAATTCAACTGGTTCTCAGTTGTGATTTGTTGTATGTATTCCTTTCGTTCTGTCTGGCAGCTTCCTCTATTTATATTATTAATGATATTGTTGATGCCGATGAAGACAGGCTCCATCCCGTTAAAAAGAACAGACCTCTCGCCAACAAATTTTTCTCTAAAAAAGTAGCTGTAGTATTTTTCATTATTATGGTTATGCTGTTTCTTGCTTCACTTACCTTGCTTCACGATGCATTTTGGTACCCGCTTGGTTATTTTCTGCTCAACATACTTTACACATTCTTGCTTAAAAACATCAGCATTGTTGATGTATCAAGTATTGGCACTGGATTCGTATTACGCGTTATGGCCGGTGGCGCGGAATCAGGCGTTTATGTCTCACACTGGATGATTATCATGACCTTCCTGCTGGCGGTTTCCATCGGGTTTGCTAAACGCCGCGACGATTTTACGTCTGTCGCCGAACAGGCATCATCACCTAAATTATTGAATGGGTACACGGCCGGCTTTCTGGATATCGCCAAAAGCATTTCATTTGCCATCACCCTGATTTCATATATTTTATATTCCATTTCGCCCGAAGTAATCGCACGCACCGGCTCAGATAAACTGTATATTACATCGCTCTTTGTTTTTCTGGGAATCATGCGCTACATTCAAATTACTGTGGTAGACAAAAACTCGGGCTCACCGGTAGACGTTCTTTGGAAAGACCGCTTTTTACAAATTGTATTATTGCTCTGGGGATTAACGTTTCTTATCATTATCTATGGCAAAGATTTCTAA
- a CDS encoding SDR family oxidoreductase, translating to MRTLLILGSNSDVGKACAYRYARENFNILLASRTIDEFQTALASDVSIRYNVTTENVYFDALKTESHNDFYNKLKIKPDVVISAFGYLGNQTRAMSDSSEAALIINTNFNASISILSIVANDMERRKAGTIIGISSVAGERGRKGNYIYGASKAGVTTFLCGLRTRLAPAGVHVATIKPGFIKTKMTEGLNTPEILTASPGRVADAIWKAYRRRKKVTYVLPVWRFIMWIIRNMPEALLQKTNV from the coding sequence ATGAGAACGCTACTGATACTTGGATCCAATTCTGACGTCGGAAAAGCATGTGCTTACCGATATGCACGAGAGAATTTTAATATTCTACTGGCATCCAGAACCATTGATGAATTTCAAACAGCTCTCGCATCCGATGTGTCAATACGGTATAATGTTACCACAGAGAATGTGTATTTTGATGCATTAAAAACAGAATCGCACAATGATTTCTATAATAAGCTGAAGATAAAACCCGATGTGGTAATATCTGCTTTCGGATATTTGGGAAATCAGACCAGAGCCATGTCCGATTCCTCAGAGGCTGCACTGATAATCAACACTAACTTTAACGCCAGCATTTCCATACTCAGCATTGTTGCAAATGATATGGAAAGACGCAAGGCAGGAACAATTATAGGCATTTCATCGGTTGCAGGCGAAAGAGGTCGCAAAGGAAATTACATATATGGAGCATCAAAAGCGGGTGTCACAACATTTTTATGTGGGCTGAGGACTAGACTTGCCCCTGCCGGTGTGCATGTTGCGACCATTAAACCCGGTTTTATCAAGACAAAAATGACGGAAGGATTGAATACACCTGAGATACTTACAGCCTCACCCGGCCGGGTTGCCGATGCTATCTGGAAAGCATATCGCCGAAGAAAAAAGGTGACGTACGTACTTCCGGTTTGGAGGTTTATCATGTGGATTATCAGAAATATGCCCGAAGCATTGCTGCAAAAAACGAATGTATGA
- a CDS encoding FAD-binding oxidoreductase, whose amino-acid sequence MAKISNWGMFPEIEAEQIAHDRYAEIAALVKRSDVIIARGNGRCYGDSSLQTTIFSTLKLHKFLSFDAESGVIHCEAGVLLSDILEVIVPKGFFLPVTPGTKLITIGGAVASNIHGKNHHTEGAISKYVEAIVLLTENGEILKCTSSENNKLFSETNGGMGLTGIILSVTLRLKKIESAYIRQKTIKAKNIDELLAYFEKYKQYTYSVAWIDCMMKGNSAGRSILMLGEHALRSELNQKKAAEPYRIKKTNQLNIPFILPSFVLSRIAMKAFNFLFYNKQLKFEADNLIHYEPYFYPLDAIRNWNRIYGKNGIIQYQFVIPFEKGKEGLDSILSTIQKSGCASFLAVLKTFGPAEQNVSPLSFPAEGYTLAMDFKVSKRAFDLCEKLDEIVIACGGRVYLTKDARMKKDTFLKSYNTNPAPSAKFSSLQSQRLGITQPA is encoded by the coding sequence ATGGCAAAGATTTCTAACTGGGGAATGTTTCCCGAAATAGAAGCAGAGCAAATTGCTCATGACCGCTATGCTGAAATAGCAGCACTCGTGAAGCGTTCCGATGTAATCATCGCCCGGGGCAATGGTCGCTGCTATGGCGACAGCTCTTTGCAAACAACCATATTCTCTACGCTGAAACTACATAAATTTCTTTCGTTTGATGCGGAATCCGGAGTAATACACTGCGAAGCAGGTGTTTTGCTAAGCGATATCTTGGAGGTGATAGTGCCCAAAGGTTTTTTCCTGCCTGTAACTCCCGGCACCAAACTGATTACCATAGGAGGCGCCGTCGCATCCAACATTCATGGCAAGAACCACCATACCGAAGGCGCTATCTCTAAGTATGTTGAAGCCATCGTGCTGCTTACTGAAAATGGCGAAATCCTGAAATGTACATCATCAGAAAACAACAAACTGTTTTCTGAAACCAATGGCGGAATGGGATTAACAGGCATCATCCTGAGTGTTACACTGCGTTTAAAAAAAATAGAATCCGCATACATCCGTCAAAAAACTATCAAAGCAAAAAATATAGATGAACTGCTTGCGTATTTTGAAAAATACAAACAGTATACGTATTCCGTTGCCTGGATCGATTGTATGATGAAAGGCAATAGCGCCGGTCGCTCGATTTTGATGTTGGGAGAACATGCCCTGCGCTCTGAGTTAAATCAAAAAAAAGCAGCGGAACCTTACAGAATTAAGAAAACTAACCAACTGAATATTCCCTTTATTCTTCCTTCTTTTGTGCTGAGTAGAATTGCCATGAAGGCATTCAACTTCCTCTTTTACAACAAACAGTTGAAGTTTGAGGCTGACAATCTCATTCATTACGAACCGTATTTTTATCCGCTTGACGCGATTCGTAACTGGAACCGTATCTACGGAAAAAACGGAATCATTCAATATCAGTTCGTGATCCCTTTTGAAAAAGGGAAAGAAGGATTAGACAGCATTCTCTCTACAATACAAAAATCGGGATGTGCTTCATTTTTAGCGGTGTTGAAAACATTCGGTCCTGCAGAACAAAATGTGTCACCCCTTTCGTTCCCTGCTGAAGGTTATACACTTGCAATGGATTTCAAAGTGAGTAAACGGGCATTTGACCTCTGCGAAAAACTTGATGAAATAGTGATAGCGTGCGGTGGTCGCGTGTACCTTACCAAAGATGCACGTATGAAAAAAGACACTTTTTTAAAAAGTTATAATACGAACCCGGCACCTTCTGCAAAATTCAGTTCATTGCAGTCGCAAAGGCTCGGAATAACACAACCAGCATGA
- a CDS encoding carbamoyltransferase N-terminal domain-containing protein: MFILGISAFYHDSAACLLKDGILVSAAEEERFTRKKNDNSFPINAIRFCLKDSKIDITNIDLIVFYEKPFLKFDRILNSIQRTAPVAFNLFRESIQSWLKVKLWIPSLIKEKLNYKGEIIFSEHHEAHAAAAFFTSPFSESAVITIDGVGEKACTTIAKGQHNHVTILKEQHYPHSFGLFYSAFTQYCGFKINSGEYKLMGLAPYGNPVYKELILEKIISISHAGEVKLNLKYFSFDKGKSTINKAFCNIFNMRERTENEEMSTFYKDIASSVQSIADDFIISIATHAKEITASDNLCLAGGVALNCKANGNLLYEQVFKNVWVQPAAGDSGASVGAGYIGWNHYLNKKRIPVENTLPKQAFLGIEYTIDEIDACLKHFQINFSTLDDDELCNEVSAQLIDKKIAGWFQGRMEFGPRALGNRSILASPLFEDMKQHLNMRIKQREGFRPFAPIVLEEYAHEWFTGIGVSKYMSFTFKSSKKNVIPSCIHEDETARVQTLSKNDHPLLHKLISVFKQKTDCPVLINTSFNVRGEPIIASPTEALKCFFQTDMDVLVLGNNLITKKENSKVHAELTKKETYELD, translated from the coding sequence ATGTTCATACTCGGAATATCGGCATTTTATCACGATTCGGCAGCATGTCTGCTGAAAGACGGTATCCTTGTATCGGCGGCAGAAGAGGAACGGTTTACCCGAAAAAAGAATGATAATTCATTCCCGATAAACGCCATTAGATTTTGTTTGAAAGATTCAAAAATTGATATCACAAACATCGACCTGATTGTATTTTACGAAAAGCCTTTTCTGAAATTCGATCGCATACTGAATTCCATTCAACGCACAGCCCCTGTGGCATTCAATTTATTTCGTGAGTCAATTCAGTCGTGGCTGAAAGTTAAATTATGGATACCTTCTCTGATTAAAGAAAAACTGAATTACAAGGGTGAAATCATCTTTTCAGAACATCACGAAGCACATGCTGCCGCAGCGTTCTTCACTTCCCCCTTCAGCGAAAGCGCCGTCATTACGATTGATGGTGTGGGCGAAAAAGCCTGTACTACAATTGCGAAAGGACAACACAATCATGTTACTATTCTAAAGGAGCAGCACTATCCGCATTCGTTTGGTTTGTTTTATAGCGCATTTACACAATATTGCGGTTTTAAAATAAACTCAGGCGAATACAAACTTATGGGGTTGGCGCCTTACGGGAATCCTGTTTACAAAGAATTGATTCTTGAAAAAATAATTTCAATTTCACATGCGGGTGAAGTTAAACTGAACTTGAAATACTTCTCTTTTGATAAAGGCAAATCAACCATCAATAAAGCGTTTTGCAACATTTTTAATATGCGTGAAAGGACTGAAAATGAAGAAATGAGCACGTTCTATAAAGATATTGCAAGCTCGGTTCAGTCTATTGCCGATGATTTTATCATTTCAATTGCCACACATGCAAAAGAAATCACGGCATCTGATAATCTTTGTCTGGCGGGCGGTGTGGCGCTTAATTGTAAAGCGAATGGCAATCTTTTGTACGAACAAGTTTTTAAAAACGTATGGGTGCAGCCGGCAGCCGGCGACAGCGGAGCATCCGTGGGTGCAGGTTACATTGGCTGGAATCACTACCTGAACAAAAAACGAATACCTGTAGAAAACACGCTTCCTAAACAGGCATTTCTGGGAATAGAATACACCATCGATGAAATAGACGCGTGCTTAAAGCACTTCCAAATCAATTTCTCCACTCTTGATGATGATGAATTGTGCAATGAGGTTTCAGCACAACTGATTGATAAAAAAATTGCAGGCTGGTTTCAAGGCCGAATGGAATTTGGCCCCCGCGCATTGGGCAACCGAAGCATTCTGGCAAGTCCTCTTTTCGAGGATATGAAACAGCACCTGAATATGAGAATCAAGCAGCGTGAAGGATTCAGGCCGTTTGCGCCTATTGTACTGGAAGAATATGCACACGAATGGTTTACCGGAATAGGCGTATCAAAATACATGTCATTTACCTTTAAAAGCAGTAAGAAAAATGTAATTCCGTCTTGTATTCATGAAGATGAAACAGCCAGGGTTCAGACGTTATCAAAAAATGACCACCCATTATTGCATAAACTAATAAGTGTTTTCAAACAAAAAACCGACTGCCCTGTCCTGATAAATACATCTTTCAATGTGAGAGGCGAACCCATCATTGCATCACCCACCGAGGCCTTGAAATGCTTTTTTCAAACCGATATGGATGTTTTGGTGCTGGGAAATAACCTGATAACCAAGAAAGAAAACAGCAAGGTTCATGCAGAACTCACAAAAAAGGAAACGTATGAGCTGGATTAA
- a CDS encoding DUF5989 family protein, translating into MKKTGIFLELLKFMMQQKKYWLIPVIIVLVVLGILVSFSAGSVLSPFVYSLF; encoded by the coding sequence ATGAAGAAAACAGGGATTTTTCTGGAATTATTGAAATTCATGATGCAACAAAAAAAATACTGGCTGATTCCGGTTATCATTGTGCTCGTTGTATTGGGCATTCTGGTATCATTTTCCGCCGGTTCTGTGCTTTCGCCTTTCGTGTATTCACTATTTTAA